In Topomyia yanbarensis strain Yona2022 chromosome 2, ASM3024719v1, whole genome shotgun sequence, one DNA window encodes the following:
- the LOC131680098 gene encoding uncharacterized protein LOC131680098 — translation MCRNCGRRHHTLLHPSNASANSGNEKQKSRRPPTDNNQQTLQTPTQNTATPTPTNTNTPSTINLTVVNPHSHSTHPRPATGQPFSTKHTVTLQASNKSITRQVLLSTALVRVSDAYGNTILARALLDSCSQYCFVTTSFCRKLKLKEFSDYLSIQGIGGSGGVSKQAVRATINPRLNEISKFQEDIRFNVLSKLTVPLPCEDFEIYQWNVPNEIILADPDFNKAAEIDVIIGAEYYLDLLLDGKRKLWEQGPTLQNTVFGWIVSGRLTDSTSALSTAAVYLCSTTALQDQVTKFWELESCQVKSTYSIEETRCKEIFEQTTTRDDTGRFVVTLPKKDYVIQKLGDSKASALRRFMSLERRFATNPEMKTLHCEFIREYQYMGHMRKVDDQAVALGPVYYLPHHAVLKPDSTTTKLRVVFDASSQTSTGITLNDGLMVGPVVQDDLMSIIIRFRMHRLALVADIAKMYRMINVQRSDQGLQRIIWRESENDPIQTFELTTVMYGTSAAPYLATRCLQRLAEDGDKSHPIAAKVLKKDFYVDDMITGVSSVKEGRSLIREMNNLLDSAGFILRKWNSNCQEILADLPAGLRDHRDILELDSSTSTVKTLGLVWEPCTDCFRFEVPRWNTSAIVTKRVILSDASKLFDPLGLVGPVTVQAKIFIQTLWKLNCKWDEPLMKEFQDFWQEYRRNLITLDSLTVPRWVGPCQDCVSVELHGFCDASERAYGACLYLRCVSSDGSVAVRLLMSKSRVAPLDEPKRNKRKQSIPRLELSSALLLSHLFQRFRSNIPTTTMPHFWTDSKIVQCWLASSPSRWQAFVGNTVSEIQHITRCGVWHHVPGAENPADILSRGMTPAPVSGNLVRWSAMDASRNSYVACER, via the coding sequence ATGTGTCGTAATTGCGGTAGGAGGCATCACACGTTGCTTCATCCGTCAAACGCTTCAGCGAACAGtggaaatgaaaaacaaaagtcGAGACGACCCCCAACTGACAATAATCAGCAGACGTTGCAAACTCCGACTCAGAACACAGCCACACCCACACCCACAAACACAAATACACCATCCACCATCAACTTAACAGTTGTCAATCCACATTCGCATAGCACTCACCCAAGGCCTGCCACTGGTCAACCGTTCTCCACCAAGCACACAGTCACACTTCAAGCCTCCAATAAGTCAATTACACGTCAAGTGCTGCTATCAACTGCGCTTGTGCGTGTTAGCGATGCGTATGGAAACACGATTTTGGCCAGAGcattgctcgattcgtgctccCAATATTGTTTTGTAACTACTAGCTTCTGTCGGAAGCTCAAATTGAAGGAGTTTTCTGACTACCTGTCTATCCAAGGAATTGGAGGATCGGGAGGTGTGTCTAAGCAAGCTGTGCGTGCAACGATCAATCCACGATTAAACGAAATCTCTAAGTTCCAGGAGGACATACGATTCAATGTTCTTTCAAAACTAACCGTACCATTGCCATGCGAAGATTTCGAAATCTATCAGTGGAATGTACCGAACGAAATCATTTTGGCTGATCCGGATTTCAACAAAGCAGCAGAAATCGACGTGATAATCGGTGCAGAGTACTATCTCGATCTGTTATTGGACGGAAAAAGGAAACTCTGGGAACAAGGACCTACGCTACAAAATACTGTTTTCGGATGGATCGTTTCCGGTCGACTTACCGATTCGACATCTGCTTTGTCAACAGCAGCTGTATATCTGTGTTCGACTACAGCTCTCCAGGACCAAGTGACCAAATTTTGGGAATTGGAATCCTGTCAAGTGAAAAGTACATATTCAATCGAAGAAACACGGTGTAAGGAAATCTTTGAACAAACGACTACAAGAGACGATACAGGGCGTTTCGTAGTGACCCTGCCGAAAAAAGATTATGTCATCCAAAAGCTGGGTGACTCTAAAGCTTCAGCACTTCGACGCTTCATGAGTTTGGAGAGGCGGTTCGCAACGAATCCTGAAATGAAGACCCTGCACTGTGAGTTTATTCGGGAGTACCAGTACATGGGTCATATGCGAAAGGTTGACGATCAAGCCGTGGCACTCGGACCAGTTTATTATTTGCCACACCATGCCGTATTAAAACCGGACAGCACGACGACTAAATTACGTGTCGTTTTCGACGCCTCTTCTCAGACATCCACTGGAATCACACTCAATGACGGTTTAATGGTTGGTCCCGTTGTCCAAGATGACCTGATGTCAATCATAATTCGTTTCCGGATGCATCGTTTGGCACTCGTAGCTGACATAGCCAAGATGTATCGCATGATTAATGTGCAACGATCTGATCAAGGATTGCAACGCATCATCTGGAGAGAATCAGAAAATGATCCAAttcaaacatttgaattaacaaCCGTTATGTACGGGACCTCAGCAGCACCATACCTTGCCACTCGCTGTTTGCAAAGGCTGGCAGAGGACGGAGACAAATCGCATCCTATAGCTGCTAAGGTTCTTAAAAAGGATTTTTATGTGGATGACATGATCACCGGTGTTAGTAGCGTGAAGGAAGGAAGGAGCTTGATAAGGGAAATGAACAACTTGCTAGACAGCGCTGGATTTATTCTTCGAAAATGGAATTCGAATTGTCAAGAAATCTTAGCAGATCTTCCAGCTGGCCTCCGAGATCATAGAGATATTCTCGAATTAGATTCATCCACATCCACTGTAAAAACTTTGGGGCTTGTGTGGGAACCATGCACAGACTGTTTCCGCTTCGAAGTTCCGAGGTGGAACACATCGGCCATCGTTACCAAACGAGTTATTTTGTCCGACGCATCTAAACTCTTCGATCCGCTTGGACTTGTCGGTCCTGTTACAGTTCAAGCCAAAATATTTATCCAAACGCTGTGGAAGCTAAATTGCAAATGGGATGAACCACTTATGAAGGAATTCCAAGACTTTTGGCAAGAATATAGGCGAAACCTGATCACTCTCGATTCTCTGACTGTGCCGCGATGGGTTGGACCATGCCAAGATTGTGTAAGTGTCGAACTGCACGGCTTTTGTGATGCCTCGGAAAGGGCGTATGGAGCATGCCTTTACCTTCGTTGCGTCTCATCCGACGGATCTGTTGCAGTACGCCTGCTAATGTCAAAGTCAAGAGTCGCTCCACTTGATGAACCAAAGCGAAACAAACGTAAGCAATCAATACCTCGACTGGAACTGTCATCGGCGCTGTTACTCAGTCATCTATTCCAAAGGTTCAGAAGCAACATCCCAACTACTACGATGCCACATTTCTGGACAGATTCCAAAATTGTCCAGTGCTGGTTAGCTTCGTCGCCATCACGTTGGCAAGCCTTCGTTGGGAACACGGTGTCTGAAATACAACATATCACAAGATGCGGCGTTTGGCATCATGTACCTGGTGCTGAAAACCCAGCAGATATTTTATCCCGTGGAATGACTCCAGCTCCAGTATCAGGCAATCTGGTTCGATGGTCCGCTATGGATGCGTCAAGAAACTCCTACGTGGCCTGTGAACGATGA